One part of the Rutidosis leptorrhynchoides isolate AG116_Rl617_1_P2 chromosome 1, CSIRO_AGI_Rlap_v1, whole genome shotgun sequence genome encodes these proteins:
- the LOC139876755 gene encoding protein cornichon homolog 1-like, producing the protein MAWAVILWVIFFTINVSLIASNLYQIVCLTDLEADYLNPYESSARINKVIIPEMVVHGVWCALFLITGHWFMFLITLPITIYNSMLYSKRRHLIDVTEVFRSIDAEKKYRIVKLSFYLFLFVLVIIRMVIAVVNNLIDDGEEGLHLFGL; encoded by the exons ATGGCATGGGCAGTAATTCTGTGGGTCATATTCTTTACAATCAATGTCTCCCTCATCGCCTCTAATCTATACCAG ATTGTATGCTTAACAGATTTAGAAGCTGATTACCTTAATCCGTATGAATCGTCTGCTCGAATTAATAAGGTTATAATTCCTGAAATGGTGGTCCATGGTGTATGGTGTGCTCTTTTCCTTATCACAGGCCATTGGTTCATGTTCTTGATTACGCTTCCCATTACGATATATAATTCTATGTT ATACTCTAAACGACGACATCTTATTGATGTAACTGAAGTATTCAGATCGATAGATGCTGAAAAGAAGTATCGGATTGTTAAGCTCTCCTTTTATTTGTTTCTCTTCGTTCTAGTCATTATCAG GATGGTTATAGCTGTCGTTAACAATTTAATAGATGACGGCGAAGAAGGCTTGCATCTCTTTGGATTGTAG